Proteins encoded in a region of the Cataglyphis hispanica isolate Lineage 1 chromosome 14, ULB_Chis1_1.0, whole genome shotgun sequence genome:
- the LOC126854331 gene encoding la-related protein Larp4B isoform X3, with protein MNGDIGKLPPGAVYPATPEPLGLQVAGAIGGGVPNIDYGVMNGAPSGSELILEAGVGSLEPSPQHAIGMHGGAIGYSPVDVAALGDASAAPPPSASMADLNVPGIPLEQLKQMLSSQLEYYFSRENLANDTYLLSQMDNDQYVPIWTVANFNQVKKLTKDIKLITEVLRESPNVQVDEEGQKVRPNHKRCIVILREIPDSTPLEDVKKLFSGEGCPRLISCEFAHNSSWYVTFESDDDAQKAYRFLREEVREFQGKPIMARIKAKPMNRLPIPTVGVGGIKNGYRTPATPTVYDPSSYTAGQQRFLYTNGTTMPQTTMPAYANQLVYHQPFYAASMLPWGPTSPAYFDMSTVFPMNGITPHNTFTRSNPRYNNSRHRNRQRNGSDRSCLMDPANPSNNSNNHHHHHHHHHHHHQPSSMPPLSNRSSHPPTGGGGNMSLSSTSTYHASSLPSSKPPSSSSSSYQSSTKFHSSSSATSSVEHAKGSSSSLSSSALDQDMTTVTVESSSSSISLSSAPSFPRHRTHRRTKDQDAKVSAGNHSLPAIKESLPASGGSSNNNSNCASGGARSSSVQFDLEAAAFPPLPGLDADHGKVSTDIGSGTGTVESSSQNRLSDVVKGTAKLKAVVKDKESGNQQQPSQLQQQQQQTAALPQSAIATTVASRSASPGAEIQGNALGNAASTNSLVAHALNPPVNNENTSSVDAATAALSTVIALTPPSSPDKSIKTDDSNMMNGVDDAVVANAHLATGAITTATTTTAAAAAATTDDAELMSRCDCNNVVVVPPPTASQSSQSQTGLASAFPIDLTRPSYAQVAQHCRELPCTKHKTDERDRNV; from the exons ATGAATGGGGACATCGGGAAGCTGCCACCAGGGGCGGTCTACCCAGCCACCCCTGAACCTCTGGGTCTACAGGTTGCAGGAGCGATTGGCGGTGGAGTGCCTAATATAGACTACGGAGTCATGAACGGTGCGCCAAGTGGCAGTGAACTGATTCTCGAAGCTGGCGTTGGCAGCTTGGAACCATCTCCTCAACACGCCATAGGCATGCATGGAGGGGCTATTGGATACAGCCCAGTAGATGTTGCTGCTTTGGGCGATGCTTCTGCCGCTCCACCACCATCTGCATCAATGGCTGATCTAAATGTTCCTGGTATACCCTTGGAACAGCTCAAGCAGATGCTCTCTTCGCAACTCGAGTACTACTTCTCCAG AGAGAATTTAGCCAACGATACCTATTTGTTGTCACAAATGGATAATGATCAGTATGTGCCGATATGGACAGtagcaaattttaatcaagttaAGAAGCTGACGAAAGATATCAAGCTCATAACAGAGGTGCTGAGAGAATCTCCCAATGTACAAGTGGATGAGGAAGGACAAAAAGTGAGACCCAATCACAAACGATGTATCGTGATACTTCGCGAGATACCAGATAGTACTCCATTGGAGGATGTAAAG aaattattttccggaGAGGGATGTCCGAGGCTTATTTCGTGCGAGTTTGCTCATAATAGTTCGTGGTACGTGACATTTGAATCTGACGACGATGCTCAAAAGGCCTACCGGTTTTTACGCGAGGAAGTTCGAGAATTTcag GGAAAGCCAATAATGGCAAGAATTAAAGCTAAACCAATGAACAGGCTACCTATACCAACGGTTGGTGTAGGTGGTATAAAGAATGGCTACAGAACTCCAGCCACTCCTACTGTTTACGATCCGAGCAGTTATACGGCTGGACAGCAACGTTTTCTCTATACTAATGGTACGACCATGCCTCAAACGACTATGCCGGCGTACGCGAATCAGCTTGTTTAC caTCAACCATTCTATGCCGCCAGTATGTTGCCTTGGGGACCAACTAGTCCCGCTTATTTCGATATGTCCACTGTTTTTCCGATGAACGGAATCACACCGCACAACACGTTTACTCGTTCAAATCCAAGATACAATAATTCTCGCCACAG aaATAGACAAAGAAACGGCTCCGACCGAAGCTGCTTGATGGATCCCGCCAACCCCAGCAACAATAGTAACAAccatcaccatcatcatcaccatcatcaCCACCATCATCAGCCGTCGTCCATGCCGCCGCTGAGCAATCGTAGCTCTCATCCCCCCACCGGGGGCGGTGGCAACATGTCTCTAAGCTCCACGTCCACCTATCACGCTTCGAGCCTGCCTTCCTCGAAGCCGCCCTCCTCGTCGTCCTCTTCCTACCAGTCCAGCACAAAGTTCCATTCCTCGTCGTCTGCCACATCATCCGTCGAGCACGCGAAGGGATCTTCCTCTTCCTTGTCATCCTCCGCGCTGGATCAGGATATGACAACGGTGACAGTCGaatcctcttcctcctccatcTCCTTATCCTCGGCGCCTTCGTTTCCTCGCCACCGTACCCATCGCAGGACCAAAGATCAGGACGCGAAGGTATCTGCGGGGAATCACTCATTGCCAGCGATCAAAGAATCTTTGCCGGCAAGCGGAGGtagcagcaacaacaacagcaactGTGCCAGCGGCGGCGCCCGCAGTAGCAGTGTGCAGTTCGATCTTGAGGCGGCCGCTTTTCCGCCTTTGCCCGGTCTTGATGCCGATCACGGCAAAGTATCGACTGATATTGGTAGTGGGACTGGCACCGTCGAGTCCTCGTCGCAAAATCGATTGTCCGATGTTGTCAAGGGCACTGCTAAACTCAAGGCTGTCGTCAAGGACAAGGAAAGTGGTAATCAGCAGCAACCTTCTCAactgcagcagcagcagcagcaaacCGCAGCACTTCCGCAGTCAGCGATTGCGACAACTGTCGCCAGTAGGTCCGCTAGTCCTGGGGCGGAGATACAAGGAAACGCACTGGGAAATGCCGCGTCGACAAATTCTTTGGTCGCGCATGCCCTTAATCCGCCAGTCAACAACGAGAATACGTCATCGGTCGATGCTGCCACCGCCGCGCTCAGCACCGTCATCGCGCTCACTCCCCCGTCATCTCCTGATAA ATCTATAAAGACTGATGACTCGAACATGATGAACGGTGTGGACGACGCTGTAGTCGCAAACGCGCACCTGGCGACGGGGGCGATAACGACGGCTACAACGACGACGGCAGCAGCGGCAGCAGCGACGACGGACGATGCTGAGCTGATGTCCAGGTGCGATTGCAACAACGTCGTCGTTGTCCCTCCTCCTACTGCCTCACAGAGCTCTCAATCGCAGACTGGACTGGCCTCTGCCTTCCCTATA GATCTTACGAGGCCAAGCTATGCCCAAGTAGCGCAACATTGCCGCGAGCTACCTTGTACAAAACACAAAACAGACGAGAGGGACAGGAATGTTTAA
- the LOC126854331 gene encoding la-related protein Larp4B isoform X2 has product MNGYVYMNGDIGKLPPGAVYPATPEPLGLQVAGAIGGGVPNIDYGVMNGAPSGSELILEAGVGSLEPSPQHAIGMHGGAIGYSPVDVAALGDASAAPPPSASMADLNVPGIPLEQLKQMLSSQLEYYFSRENLANDTYLLSQMDNDQYVPIWTVANFNQVKKLTKDIKLITEVLRESPNVQVDEEGQKVRPNHKRCIVILREIPDSTPLEDVKKLFSGEGCPRLISCEFAHNSSWYVTFESDDDAQKAYRFLREEVREFQGKPIMARIKAKPMNRLPIPTVGVGGIKNGYRTPATPTVYDPSSYTAGQQRFLYTNGTTMPQTTMPAYANQLVYHQPFYAASMLPWGPTSPAYFDMSTVFPMNGITPHNTFTRSNPRYNNSRHRNRQRNGSDRSCLMDPANPSNNSNNHHHHHHHHHHHHQPSSMPPLSNRSSHPPTGGGGNMSLSSTSTYHASSLPSSKPPSSSSSSYQSSTKFHSSSSATSSVEHAKGSSSSLSSSALDQDMTTVTVESSSSSISLSSAPSFPRHRTHRRTKDQDAKVSAGNHSLPAIKESLPASGGSSNNNSNCASGGARSSSVQFDLEAAAFPPLPGLDADHGKVSTDIGSGTGTVESSSQNRLSDVVKGTAKLKAVVKDKESGNQQQPSQLQQQQQQTAALPQSAIATTVASRSASPGAEIQGNALGNAASTNSLVAHALNPPVNNENTSSVDAATAALSTVIALTPPSSPDKSIKTDDSNMMNGVDDAVVANAHLATGAITTATTTTAAAAAATTDDAELMSRCDCNNVVVVPPPTASQSSQSQTGLASAFPIDLTRPSYAQVAQHCRELPCTKHKTDERDRNV; this is encoded by the exons ATGAACG GGTACGTTTACATGAATGGGGACATCGGGAAGCTGCCACCAGGGGCGGTCTACCCAGCCACCCCTGAACCTCTGGGTCTACAGGTTGCAGGAGCGATTGGCGGTGGAGTGCCTAATATAGACTACGGAGTCATGAACGGTGCGCCAAGTGGCAGTGAACTGATTCTCGAAGCTGGCGTTGGCAGCTTGGAACCATCTCCTCAACACGCCATAGGCATGCATGGAGGGGCTATTGGATACAGCCCAGTAGATGTTGCTGCTTTGGGCGATGCTTCTGCCGCTCCACCACCATCTGCATCAATGGCTGATCTAAATGTTCCTGGTATACCCTTGGAACAGCTCAAGCAGATGCTCTCTTCGCAACTCGAGTACTACTTCTCCAG AGAGAATTTAGCCAACGATACCTATTTGTTGTCACAAATGGATAATGATCAGTATGTGCCGATATGGACAGtagcaaattttaatcaagttaAGAAGCTGACGAAAGATATCAAGCTCATAACAGAGGTGCTGAGAGAATCTCCCAATGTACAAGTGGATGAGGAAGGACAAAAAGTGAGACCCAATCACAAACGATGTATCGTGATACTTCGCGAGATACCAGATAGTACTCCATTGGAGGATGTAAAG aaattattttccggaGAGGGATGTCCGAGGCTTATTTCGTGCGAGTTTGCTCATAATAGTTCGTGGTACGTGACATTTGAATCTGACGACGATGCTCAAAAGGCCTACCGGTTTTTACGCGAGGAAGTTCGAGAATTTcag GGAAAGCCAATAATGGCAAGAATTAAAGCTAAACCAATGAACAGGCTACCTATACCAACGGTTGGTGTAGGTGGTATAAAGAATGGCTACAGAACTCCAGCCACTCCTACTGTTTACGATCCGAGCAGTTATACGGCTGGACAGCAACGTTTTCTCTATACTAATGGTACGACCATGCCTCAAACGACTATGCCGGCGTACGCGAATCAGCTTGTTTAC caTCAACCATTCTATGCCGCCAGTATGTTGCCTTGGGGACCAACTAGTCCCGCTTATTTCGATATGTCCACTGTTTTTCCGATGAACGGAATCACACCGCACAACACGTTTACTCGTTCAAATCCAAGATACAATAATTCTCGCCACAG aaATAGACAAAGAAACGGCTCCGACCGAAGCTGCTTGATGGATCCCGCCAACCCCAGCAACAATAGTAACAAccatcaccatcatcatcaccatcatcaCCACCATCATCAGCCGTCGTCCATGCCGCCGCTGAGCAATCGTAGCTCTCATCCCCCCACCGGGGGCGGTGGCAACATGTCTCTAAGCTCCACGTCCACCTATCACGCTTCGAGCCTGCCTTCCTCGAAGCCGCCCTCCTCGTCGTCCTCTTCCTACCAGTCCAGCACAAAGTTCCATTCCTCGTCGTCTGCCACATCATCCGTCGAGCACGCGAAGGGATCTTCCTCTTCCTTGTCATCCTCCGCGCTGGATCAGGATATGACAACGGTGACAGTCGaatcctcttcctcctccatcTCCTTATCCTCGGCGCCTTCGTTTCCTCGCCACCGTACCCATCGCAGGACCAAAGATCAGGACGCGAAGGTATCTGCGGGGAATCACTCATTGCCAGCGATCAAAGAATCTTTGCCGGCAAGCGGAGGtagcagcaacaacaacagcaactGTGCCAGCGGCGGCGCCCGCAGTAGCAGTGTGCAGTTCGATCTTGAGGCGGCCGCTTTTCCGCCTTTGCCCGGTCTTGATGCCGATCACGGCAAAGTATCGACTGATATTGGTAGTGGGACTGGCACCGTCGAGTCCTCGTCGCAAAATCGATTGTCCGATGTTGTCAAGGGCACTGCTAAACTCAAGGCTGTCGTCAAGGACAAGGAAAGTGGTAATCAGCAGCAACCTTCTCAactgcagcagcagcagcagcaaacCGCAGCACTTCCGCAGTCAGCGATTGCGACAACTGTCGCCAGTAGGTCCGCTAGTCCTGGGGCGGAGATACAAGGAAACGCACTGGGAAATGCCGCGTCGACAAATTCTTTGGTCGCGCATGCCCTTAATCCGCCAGTCAACAACGAGAATACGTCATCGGTCGATGCTGCCACCGCCGCGCTCAGCACCGTCATCGCGCTCACTCCCCCGTCATCTCCTGATAA ATCTATAAAGACTGATGACTCGAACATGATGAACGGTGTGGACGACGCTGTAGTCGCAAACGCGCACCTGGCGACGGGGGCGATAACGACGGCTACAACGACGACGGCAGCAGCGGCAGCAGCGACGACGGACGATGCTGAGCTGATGTCCAGGTGCGATTGCAACAACGTCGTCGTTGTCCCTCCTCCTACTGCCTCACAGAGCTCTCAATCGCAGACTGGACTGGCCTCTGCCTTCCCTATA GATCTTACGAGGCCAAGCTATGCCCAAGTAGCGCAACATTGCCGCGAGCTACCTTGTACAAAACACAAAACAGACGAGAGGGACAGGAATGTTTAA
- the LOC126854346 gene encoding serine/threonine-protein phosphatase 4 catalytic subunit has protein sequence MAESSDLDRQIEQLKKCEIIKEAEVKALCAKAREILIEESNVQRVDSPVTVCGDIHGQFYDLKELFKVGGDVPETNYLFMGDFVDRGFYSVETFLLLLALKVRYPDRITLIRGNHESRQITQVYGFYDECLRKYGSITVWRYCTEIFDYLSLSAIIDGKIFCVHGGLSPSIQTLDQIRTIDRKQEVPHDGPMCDLLWSDPEDTQGWGVSPRGAGYLFGSDVVAQFNSANDIDMICRAHQLVMEGYKWHFNETVLTVWSAPNYCYRCGNVAAILELNEHLQRDFTIFEAAPQESRGIPSKKPQADYFL, from the exons ATGGCCGAATCCAGTGACTTGGATCGGCAAATCGAGCAGTTGAAGAAATGTGAGATTATCAAAGAGGCTGAGGTCAAAGCTTTGTGTGCCAAAGCACGAGAGATCCTGATTGAGGAAAGCAATGTACAGCGTGTCGATTCACCTGTAACA gtttgTGGAGATATTCATGGAcagttttatgatttaaaagaattattcaaaGTAGGCGGAGATGTGCCAGAAACAAATTACCTTTTTATGGGAGATTTTGTAGACCGAGGTTTTTATAGTGTTGAAACATTTCTTCTCCTTCTTGCACTAAAG GTTCGTTATCCTGATAGAATCACATTGATAAGAGGAAATCATGAATCACGACAAATAACACAGGTTTATGGCTTTTATGATGAATGTTTACGCAAGTATGGTAGTATAACAGTGTGGCGGTATTGTACAGAGATATTTGACTATCTATCATTATCCGCTATTATTGATGGCAAAATTTTCTGCGTTCACGGTGGATTGTCGCCTAGTATTCAAACGCTGGATCAAATTCGGACTATAGATAGAAAACAAGAA gTTCCTCATGATGGACCGATGTGTGATTTGTTATGGTCGGATCCCGAGGATACTCAAGGTTGGGGTGTGTCACCGCGCGGCGCCGGTTATCTCTTCGGTAGCGATGTGGTAGCGCAGTTTAACTCGGCCAATGACATTGATATGATATGTAGAGCACATCAGTTAGTGATGGAAGGCTACAAATGGCATTTTAATGAGACTGTATTGACTGTCTGGTCTGCACCAAATTACTGTTACAG atGTGGTAATGTAGCTGCGATATTGGAACTAAACGAGCATTTGCAGAGAGATTTCACGATATTTGAGGCGGCGCCCCAAGAAAGCCGCGGAATACCCAGCAAAAAGCCACAAGCagattactttttataa
- the LOC126854357 gene encoding eukaryotic translation initiation factor eIF1 codes for MSIQNLNTFDPFADAIKGSDDDVQDGLVHIRIQQRNGRKTLTTVQGLSSEYDLKKIVRACKKEFACNGTVIEHPEYGEVLQLQGDQRENICQWLTKSGLAKPDQLKVHGF; via the exons ATGTCCATCCAGAATCTCAACACATTCG aCCCCTTTGCAGATGCAATCAAGGGTTCAGACGATGACGTTCAGGACGGCCTCGTGCATATAAGGATCCAGCAGCGGAATGGTCGTAAAACCTTAACAACGGTGCAAGGACTCTCCTCGGAATATGACTTGAAGAAGATCGTAAGAGCATGTAAAAAG GAGTTTGCCTGCAATGGGACAGTAATAGAGCACCCGGAGTACGGGGAGGTGCTGCAGCTGCAGGGGGACCAACGAGAGAATATATGCCAGTGGCTGACAAAGTCAGGTCTGGCAAAACCTGACCAGCTGAAAGTCCATGGTTTTTAA
- the LOC126854331 gene encoding la-related protein Larp4B isoform X1 — MNGDFGYVYMNGDIGKLPPGAVYPATPEPLGLQVAGAIGGGVPNIDYGVMNGAPSGSELILEAGVGSLEPSPQHAIGMHGGAIGYSPVDVAALGDASAAPPPSASMADLNVPGIPLEQLKQMLSSQLEYYFSRENLANDTYLLSQMDNDQYVPIWTVANFNQVKKLTKDIKLITEVLRESPNVQVDEEGQKVRPNHKRCIVILREIPDSTPLEDVKKLFSGEGCPRLISCEFAHNSSWYVTFESDDDAQKAYRFLREEVREFQGKPIMARIKAKPMNRLPIPTVGVGGIKNGYRTPATPTVYDPSSYTAGQQRFLYTNGTTMPQTTMPAYANQLVYHQPFYAASMLPWGPTSPAYFDMSTVFPMNGITPHNTFTRSNPRYNNSRHRNRQRNGSDRSCLMDPANPSNNSNNHHHHHHHHHHHHQPSSMPPLSNRSSHPPTGGGGNMSLSSTSTYHASSLPSSKPPSSSSSSYQSSTKFHSSSSATSSVEHAKGSSSSLSSSALDQDMTTVTVESSSSSISLSSAPSFPRHRTHRRTKDQDAKVSAGNHSLPAIKESLPASGGSSNNNSNCASGGARSSSVQFDLEAAAFPPLPGLDADHGKVSTDIGSGTGTVESSSQNRLSDVVKGTAKLKAVVKDKESGNQQQPSQLQQQQQQTAALPQSAIATTVASRSASPGAEIQGNALGNAASTNSLVAHALNPPVNNENTSSVDAATAALSTVIALTPPSSPDKSIKTDDSNMMNGVDDAVVANAHLATGAITTATTTTAAAAAATTDDAELMSRCDCNNVVVVPPPTASQSSQSQTGLASAFPIDLTRPSYAQVAQHCRELPCTKHKTDERDRNV, encoded by the exons ATGAACGGTGATTTCG GGTACGTTTACATGAATGGGGACATCGGGAAGCTGCCACCAGGGGCGGTCTACCCAGCCACCCCTGAACCTCTGGGTCTACAGGTTGCAGGAGCGATTGGCGGTGGAGTGCCTAATATAGACTACGGAGTCATGAACGGTGCGCCAAGTGGCAGTGAACTGATTCTCGAAGCTGGCGTTGGCAGCTTGGAACCATCTCCTCAACACGCCATAGGCATGCATGGAGGGGCTATTGGATACAGCCCAGTAGATGTTGCTGCTTTGGGCGATGCTTCTGCCGCTCCACCACCATCTGCATCAATGGCTGATCTAAATGTTCCTGGTATACCCTTGGAACAGCTCAAGCAGATGCTCTCTTCGCAACTCGAGTACTACTTCTCCAG AGAGAATTTAGCCAACGATACCTATTTGTTGTCACAAATGGATAATGATCAGTATGTGCCGATATGGACAGtagcaaattttaatcaagttaAGAAGCTGACGAAAGATATCAAGCTCATAACAGAGGTGCTGAGAGAATCTCCCAATGTACAAGTGGATGAGGAAGGACAAAAAGTGAGACCCAATCACAAACGATGTATCGTGATACTTCGCGAGATACCAGATAGTACTCCATTGGAGGATGTAAAG aaattattttccggaGAGGGATGTCCGAGGCTTATTTCGTGCGAGTTTGCTCATAATAGTTCGTGGTACGTGACATTTGAATCTGACGACGATGCTCAAAAGGCCTACCGGTTTTTACGCGAGGAAGTTCGAGAATTTcag GGAAAGCCAATAATGGCAAGAATTAAAGCTAAACCAATGAACAGGCTACCTATACCAACGGTTGGTGTAGGTGGTATAAAGAATGGCTACAGAACTCCAGCCACTCCTACTGTTTACGATCCGAGCAGTTATACGGCTGGACAGCAACGTTTTCTCTATACTAATGGTACGACCATGCCTCAAACGACTATGCCGGCGTACGCGAATCAGCTTGTTTAC caTCAACCATTCTATGCCGCCAGTATGTTGCCTTGGGGACCAACTAGTCCCGCTTATTTCGATATGTCCACTGTTTTTCCGATGAACGGAATCACACCGCACAACACGTTTACTCGTTCAAATCCAAGATACAATAATTCTCGCCACAG aaATAGACAAAGAAACGGCTCCGACCGAAGCTGCTTGATGGATCCCGCCAACCCCAGCAACAATAGTAACAAccatcaccatcatcatcaccatcatcaCCACCATCATCAGCCGTCGTCCATGCCGCCGCTGAGCAATCGTAGCTCTCATCCCCCCACCGGGGGCGGTGGCAACATGTCTCTAAGCTCCACGTCCACCTATCACGCTTCGAGCCTGCCTTCCTCGAAGCCGCCCTCCTCGTCGTCCTCTTCCTACCAGTCCAGCACAAAGTTCCATTCCTCGTCGTCTGCCACATCATCCGTCGAGCACGCGAAGGGATCTTCCTCTTCCTTGTCATCCTCCGCGCTGGATCAGGATATGACAACGGTGACAGTCGaatcctcttcctcctccatcTCCTTATCCTCGGCGCCTTCGTTTCCTCGCCACCGTACCCATCGCAGGACCAAAGATCAGGACGCGAAGGTATCTGCGGGGAATCACTCATTGCCAGCGATCAAAGAATCTTTGCCGGCAAGCGGAGGtagcagcaacaacaacagcaactGTGCCAGCGGCGGCGCCCGCAGTAGCAGTGTGCAGTTCGATCTTGAGGCGGCCGCTTTTCCGCCTTTGCCCGGTCTTGATGCCGATCACGGCAAAGTATCGACTGATATTGGTAGTGGGACTGGCACCGTCGAGTCCTCGTCGCAAAATCGATTGTCCGATGTTGTCAAGGGCACTGCTAAACTCAAGGCTGTCGTCAAGGACAAGGAAAGTGGTAATCAGCAGCAACCTTCTCAactgcagcagcagcagcagcaaacCGCAGCACTTCCGCAGTCAGCGATTGCGACAACTGTCGCCAGTAGGTCCGCTAGTCCTGGGGCGGAGATACAAGGAAACGCACTGGGAAATGCCGCGTCGACAAATTCTTTGGTCGCGCATGCCCTTAATCCGCCAGTCAACAACGAGAATACGTCATCGGTCGATGCTGCCACCGCCGCGCTCAGCACCGTCATCGCGCTCACTCCCCCGTCATCTCCTGATAA ATCTATAAAGACTGATGACTCGAACATGATGAACGGTGTGGACGACGCTGTAGTCGCAAACGCGCACCTGGCGACGGGGGCGATAACGACGGCTACAACGACGACGGCAGCAGCGGCAGCAGCGACGACGGACGATGCTGAGCTGATGTCCAGGTGCGATTGCAACAACGTCGTCGTTGTCCCTCCTCCTACTGCCTCACAGAGCTCTCAATCGCAGACTGGACTGGCCTCTGCCTTCCCTATA GATCTTACGAGGCCAAGCTATGCCCAAGTAGCGCAACATTGCCGCGAGCTACCTTGTACAAAACACAAAACAGACGAGAGGGACAGGAATGTTTAA